The region agaaaatgagaaaaaaagtatttaattttaaaattagaatgcaccatatctttatatatatatatatatatatatatcttttatataataagtgtgtagataatagagattttttgttttaacgatttttttttgttaactttaacagaatattcttatatataacataatattattatatttaacggtagattgtaaacatgatttaaacttaaataaaatcaaataaataaataattaaacaatttaaaatatgatatttttgaaatattttacaataacaattatttaaaaataataaaaccatatgttttataacttaaataaaatttaattaaacttaagcttcacgtattagaataatatcatattaaatatataacataatataatctaataTCAGGTAGAAAAtaacttcttttaaaaaaaaactagcaacaaatttaaatttaaaatcgatatataatattaatattatattaaacatataatatataatctcttgttgtcactgccaaattaaaaaattagaacaaacataaacttaaataaaaattaattaattaaaatagaatatttttaagatattctatgataatttaaataataaaatcatatttatttaaaaataataaaaccataaatatcatttttttatcttataaatttgtgtgataatttattttctatcaggtgattgaaactctttttcttcatcaaattcaccaaatgatATTGCGAGATAGAttggaaactaaaaatagttgatgcatgtatactattctacactatgacttttttctattcttattttattctattattaatttctttttaaatattattataatttatatatatgtcatgtagtcatttaaatatatatctatgtcaatgttgtgtttaggtgtcatatatgtagatattattgatataaatatttatatatactatagaattgcAATTCAATCTattatatattgaagaaaaaaaatgaaccgatttttattaaaattgtacACAatgtttttctctaatttttaatacatttatgtcatacattatattaaacatattttatttatttttatgatattgtttatttatttaaaatttatatgataatttaaaataataaaaataaatatatgtttgaataaacATGCTTATAACTTTGAAACTAAGTAAACGCTCATTGCACATTATttttatctagtatatatatatataaatatttatatatatatatataaattgtgtatttaattattcttggtttaatcattttttttaaagttattatattatttttaaaaaaaaaacttagacaatgttttagtttatattttgaatattttataatatataacattgtttaattattcaaaatttatatgacaattaatgaaacataataaaaataagtaaacgaattttttaaataaaattaagcaaacgctCATTACAAGTTGCTTTTACTTATATAAAATGAAATTATTATGTTCGCAAGTAATATGACCACTCTATACCTAACAGTTTTTTCTTATTTCCTACAAACTTGTCATACATTAACATTAAGGATTCATAAAAGTTCCCATAGGCATTgattaaaaacaaaaagaaattgAAGAAATGAGGATAGATGAAACATAAATAAGATCAAGGAAACCAGTATAAATGACAGTaccacttttttttctttttttttttaaaaaaaaaatctgcatTAAGTTGCGGATTCAATCCTGTTCTTGATGCATATGTTCACGTATTTTGGTCTTGCAAGAACTTAATTAAACTTTCTATTCATTTTTGGCATGTAAATAACTCCAAAACAAGGAGTAAAATGCAGCCTACTTTATtgaattttatataaaaaaagctATTGATATCATTGAATCAAGCAGTTACTGCATGCTCCATTattgaaatcaattttttttagaaataaaaaatcTCACTTTAAAGTTGTGGGCCTTATCCAAACTTTTTTCATTTTTCTCTCTTTCCTTTTTTTAATTCATCTAATTAAACCAAATCACTAGCTTTAACAGTTAAGTAATGGAAAAGAAAAGTAAAATCAACCTATATTCCCCCTTCTATAAATTGAGGTGGAATCCAACTCCAAATGCAACACTCAACTCTTCCCCTAAGAGCTCTCTCACTTTCTTATTCACacacgcacacacacacacacactcactttctctctttttctaAGCTACATTCTTCACACATCTAGAGAAAATGAAGGCAGCATACATTATGATGGTAGTGTGCACTGTACTGGTAGTTCTGGTAGCCAAACCACAAGTCACAATGGCTGTAACTTGCAGCCCGACACAGCTTAGTGTATGCGTGAGCGCGATCACCACATCAACTCCGCCATCTCAGCTTTGCTGCAGCAAGATTAAGGAGCAAAAGCCCTGCCTCTGCCAATACCTTAAGAATCCAACCCTCAAGAAGTTTGTGGACTCACCTAATGCCAGGAAAGTTGCCAACACCTGCAAAACTCCCTATCCCAAGTGCTGAACTCAACTCATAATTATTACTCCTTCAAGagattcactctctctctctctctctctctctctctctctctctatcataTGGATAATGCTGGCTTAACTTTGTGTGTTTTTGGTTATGTTATTATATATTTCTATGTTGCTATGGCTAAGGCACTTAGTTGTGATGAGAAATAATATGTTGGGGACTTGTTTAGATGTCTTGTGCaggttttttttaaaatttttttgttTTCGATGGTGTGTTTGTAGAAGACAGTAGTTGTTGTTGTTGCAGAAGGATTATTTGTATTTATAACAAGTGTTGGATCATGTCCACATGACTCCAGTtctatatatataactaataGTGTGAATGAGGTATCATTATTTTTCCATATCTATGCTTTAAGAAAAAGGCCATGAAATCCTTTTCATTTTAAGAGTTGAATCTTgcttatatatataatcataacatAAGCAAGAGTTAGTTTAATCAAAGCAATCAGCTCTCGAAAATGAAGGACACTTGCATTAGCATTACCTCCCTCACTCTTACCGAGTAATTTATAATTTACTCAAAAATTGTTTTTGATATATTTTGTCACAGTTTTTTTTTAGCAAATATAGCTCATTTTATCCCAAAATTTAACACCAACATTAGTGGTAAGTAAGACTATTTTTGACAAATTTGTGCAACCACTAACAAAGTCAATTGATTATTTTTTATACTGTCagtaaaattatgaaatttttggTTTCCGTTTAACAATTTTTACTTGAAATTATAGCTATGTGCGTATTACCAAACTGAAGGTGTGGAAAAGCACACCAAATTTCATTTGTagtcatttttttatattataaaaaggCTTTCATTGTATATTTGGTCATATTGTTATTTATATAAGGATATTCATTAAACTAAAAgcgttaaaaaaaaaactaaattggatttctaaaaacataaaagtaaAACTTAATTGTTTATTGCATTTTTTGTTATATCTTCTATAAAGAAATGCAAGTTACCATACCTCTCTTTGCTTTTGCCAAGTGTAACAGTTGACCACTATTTGAGTTTGATACAATTTGTCCCAATATTTCCtaccattttaaaaaataaaataaaattgaggGTAAGAAATCGATTGAATATATTAGTATCCACAAGCAGAGGTATGAACATGTGTATGacacaattttcttaaaacaaatTCTCATCTCTTTTTTTGGGTTTTAAGTTAGACAATGTATTTCTGGCAAAATACATGAGTATTAGATACCTACTATACTTGCACAAAACTATGTGCCAAACATCTATCATACACctggaattcctaaaactttgtaaggcttagggctttggttagcgtgcctggagggcaataattgaattatttttgttaatatgtgaatttgttaagtatgtgattagaaatacatgtttaggtgaattaaatgtatatgtgggtcccatttggttgctaggggcataattgtaattttagtctgttgagggcataaatgcaatatttgtatattgtgattgatactaCGTGTGAGTggtaatatatttgtgatgcatgatccgagacggtcctaaggacctgtttagctagaaagtcacaacggggtcaaatacccggctcaggaggggtttatgggtattttgggaatgttacaatgtgttcgggaattattgagtaatggttagTAGCTTATCAATAATTTGGTATGTTGGGATTAAGTGGGGATtcataggaatacttgaggacttagcgagatttgggtgaaatgactaaattgctCTTGGAGGCACTTAAGGATTTAAATAAAGCTCAAGGGTATTTTGGACCTTTTGTATAGGAGGGGATTTTGATCAAATAATGTAGCTGATTCTAGGGTCATGTAGAAGGAAATTAGAAGGAAAAGAAAATAGAAGGAAACTCTCAGctttttttctctttctccccAATCGGTTCTCCCTCTCTAAGGTgttgattttggaggatcttaAAACAGAAACTCAGGAGCTCAAGAGCTTAACTAGGATCAAGGGTAAGTCTTAACTCAAATCTTAGTGAATTTCTACTGGAAGCACTGAATTAGTGAGCTAAATTGTGTTTATTTTGTGGATCATTGGAGTGAAGACTTGGCAAGGTTCAGTTGGGGATTAAAGGATTTGGGCTTGGAATTGAATTTGAAAGAAGCTCAGGgacgaatttctacttgaggtaagggtacCATGCATCTATGAAGTTATTTTCTGGTGaggtttaagttttctggtttgtggtttaagttttgtaaagttttaaaccactTTGTGATTATGAGTTTGGAGGAGTATTTGAGTGTGTTTCTGGTGTTTATAACTTGTTATACTGTTTATATAAAGTTTTAGGTTGAATTTGGGACGTGGGTATACTTGGGTATTGgcttggaagagttttggctcgggaaaaatgttgggaaaaacccagttttctgggttcgcgtatgagcgccgtggctctgttcttccgtgtcgcggcgctaggttgaatcaggagatGGGGACCATTCTAGGcgccgcggcccctatagggctatgccgcggcgctaggctaatttcagaaagtggaaatttgagtttttagggttttggctcagggggctcgggggatgctctcgctaccttgtgtggggaaacgagaggtcccgagagcacgggattgatTCTGGgggatgattatgaattggttagtaatgagagtgctatgtatgtgttgtgactaggttttcagcgaggctcgggttagaggactgtgctcgtgatttcggtgctcaagaagctcgggacacaagtaagaaaactgctgtacccgtagagcagggtgaggCCCCATAGTTATGttgcaaggcacgaccctatatgattgtgtgcagggcatagcccattgattatgttaatatgtatttaattatgcTCTGTGTGCGTATATGTGAATGAACAGCatagggctgggaacggcgagggctgggaacggggaaggccgagaacggcaaggggctgggagcagcatttagcatgcagagtgtgagttgccagggtgagaccctaaaggatacctgagatatcctcacggtgcagaccgcgaacccagggcctggtaaagcgcctgagacaacatgaccgtatgtgtttagcctgttggcagtttGACTATGTGTTAAGTgaaagatatgcatatgttatctgtttgtgtgagttttcttgctgggcttcggcacacgggtgctctatggtataggtcagggcaaggggaaagtcgaccaaccatgagtatggagagcgtgaagcggagtgtacatgtttggcctgcctggctgccacgaccagtggtatttttgggagatgttttgtactaaaccttattttgtcgtgtagttgactttaatcatattttgagttgtaaatttttataaacagtattttgggatcccgaatgttaaatactttataattttcaatgaatgactacattttcaaattatgtgattttattacagtttagttacacttttgacctaaattcttgattagcaagttaaatgcacattttaaactcacttagtaacgactctaaggtagtagggcgttacaatggagGATATGGATATGAGTTTTCACACTCGCCTCAGATTTAGGGCGAGAGTAAGGATAGGGTCCTTGCCTCGTAGTCACCCTTGTTTTTGTTAGGGGAGTACACGGTTTGGTTTGGTGTGGTTTAGAAGAATTTAGAAACCAAACCGCACATACAGTTTTGTCAAAACGTAAAGCCTAACCAAAGcatcaaaaataaaaaaccaaaccaaatcaTAAATAAACGGTTTGGTTCGGTTATAACtatataactaaaaaaaatttaaactttttttactataaaataattaactaaataataataataataataataataataataataataataatagttttacttttaagaccataaaaagtctacaagaagcttaGTATCTTTGTTGTTAGATATGTAAgaattttgaatcattttatagaagAGGGAAAGAGAAACTTTTACTTTCTAAATAATGTGGGACTTTACaattttctttttcagttttggaaacttgtgcatgtattaaatactactgaaaatatatttttaacagTTAAATTGCTTGTTTTGGATGGTTGGCTAGACTTTTTATTAACTCAAGGGTAAGGATTCAAACCCTTGCACcatcatttataaaaaaattatttttagaaaatctCTTAGTCCAATTTGGTATAATTCATCTTGGAGAGTTAGAAATCGTGATCAAACCATTTAAAGTTGAACGGCCCGGTTAAACTGAACCATTAAAAACAGTTTCACCGGTCACAATTTTTGGTAGTTTGCAgtctaatttatatatatatataaatatataggacaattctcctataggggcttcactttaagccctatcggtatgGCTCTCACTGTTTCTCGACCcctgaatagttttcggcgcggtttattttttatgaccatgtatattgtagctatttagagtatcctgcaaattttcagaaaattccgaataatttacagtaccgaaaactaggttcaaacatgttgctttccacgtgcataaaaaaaattagtcacgcgtgcaacaacatgtttgaacctagttttcggtactgtaaactattcggaattttttaaaaatttgcaggatgccctaaatagctacaatatacacagtcataaaaaaatcgtgCTGAAAACTtttcacgggttgagaacactgagagccccaccggtagggcttaaagtgaagttcCTATAGAAGAATTCCCCTATATGCATATAGTAAGAAATATTATAGTGTTTCGCACGATAAATAAAATTTGTCTAATATAAAAGAAAGAATAGTAAAATATTAATCCAATGTGCATTATATTAAGTGTGCTTAAGGGATTGGATAAATTTTCCAATTATCCAACATACGTTGGATATACACTCTCAATTAAAAGACAGGATATATAATCTCGTACCTAGTAGATATATATTATAAGGGAATTCTTAGGTGTTGGCTTTGAAAACGCCATTACCGTGATGTCGTTTTTAAAATCCTAGCTCGCTCATTTTTTGGCTGCCATATGTCCTTAGAAAATTGTTTTGAAAAATAGCttgtttttaaatataataacatGTGGTGTTTTAATTGTTTTTGTTATTTACGTGGGTCCCACTTCCATATAAATAATTTATGGGACCTTGTGCACTAGACATATTTTTGTAGTTGTATTAATGGGGTTTCTTagcaaaatgacctatttttatAGTGCAATTTACACTTTGAACTACTTTACATATTTTCCAGGCAAATGacctattttattaataaaattttgttagtaccttttttctcttaaaataaataatactaaaataaaacaaaaactctAAATCTATCATCTACTTCCTCACTCCTCTCACCCacctgttgacacggtttttcgccaacagtagactAAGAAGTCCAAAATAGATTTTAGGCTTTTTAGGAAACCGTAAGTAAATACACACAAGAAATTTTATGTGGTTTAATGATTAGAATTCACCAattccacgagtctatgttattctgTTTAAGATCTTTGGAAAAATTGTTTAAGacaattttggcagagtttttgcatacaaaacTCGGTTCCTTTATCAGTCCATTCCTTATCTATTTATAGGGGTTCATTGGACAGATTTAGGTGACGTTCAATATTGGGTAACTTACAAGAATAGTTAACTTCCCAAATGTACAAATAAATACCTTAAATACATTGATTGcttgatattacacatttatcACACAAGGGTTACAATATATTAATTACGCATATAAAGTCTCCGAGTCTTCAGGAATTCAAGCAAGCGTATTCCATGCGTCGGCAGGGAGTTGAATGCACACCATGCAGGCTAGAGGTTTCTAGGCTAAACCGTTCTAAGTGTTGAGACGCTCGAGCTATGCTTGTAGTACCTGAATATATGGCTAGACGATCTCCTTGATGTCTTGTCGACCTGTGGTTGACCCGCGCTACCCATTTTAGAACTTGTTGTTACGGGTTATGCCCTAAAAAGCTCTTTTAGACATTTTCAATATTAAATAAAGTGAAAAATTTAAATAGGTTTgactattatattattatttaaataatttatagtatatgaatatcaaaaaattccatattcatttatgagggtATGATCTTATATGAATACGAGAGAGTTAATATCATACACAATGAATAACATTGTCAACAACatattaaaatatgaaatatttaatcaatggttgctagtacagtttactaagcaCATTATTTGGTGCAAGAAATTTAGATTCAGATTgctgatgtagatagacatcttagtaaatctgttgtatataattatgattatatatgactagaccgatatgaattaatttctttatagaaCTTGCTGTTTATTATAAAGAATTAATTCATATCACTTAGATGATCAATTAGGAGATCAatttaaatcctgagtattcatgaacttctATTCATGTATACTaaattctttgattcactcgttaaagtttatttattaatGAAGCTTACAGCTTTTGTTTTGGAAATTTAGTAACATGGATGGCTGAGAACATGATTTACAAGATAGAGTCCtgactttcctaacagatcaaatattggttcatTTTCagtgttaattctggaactgaaaaGTTGTGCACAAATTTAGATTTGATATAAATTAACTTTCAcgggtgaattaatggtactaaaGGATAAAtagataattagaagggtaaaacaataattttgaccaATTCTAATTATGAACAGATAACAGGAGGACGAACTACTGATATCGATTTTATCAATGGACTACTGCTCATAAACAcagtaaatataattctacaataactaagagtgcaattccatatttatagtggagtgttatccctgttttcccctcGGGACATGTGGCATGACGCAATGGGTCTAGAGGCTCCCTTATAGAGATCCGGGCCCATCCTGAGTCCGATGAATAGGGAAGAAGAAAGTCCTAATGACCCAATCTTCGAAGATCCCAACAACATTCGATGGGTGCGACCATAACAAGGGAACCAGGACCAAGAATTAGGCCCAAATCCTTTTCTTGGTCCCAACCTGCCCATATCCTCTgggatgccaatagaggtggcaGGCTCACTAGTCTGGGAATAAAACCTTATCAAGAATGAACTCGAGTCGTGGGGAACGAACCAGGACCCCGGTAAGTGAACCGAGACATTAGTAAAGAAACCCGGACTAGACGTCTGGATAGGGTAAGTTTGATCTTCCCTGATGCTGATATGTCCCCAAGAAACACAGAAGTtcgtctcctcaactaacctgcagaagaggttacgcaCAGAATGTACGATATTCCTAGGAAatagtactaccactactctgacagatcttgtccccaggatccccttagaagcccacacaGACCAGTTTGAGGTTACATACTAttggcagctgtaaggcttggctcTGCCCAatccggcccaatgggccctgattaatatgttttattaagcaatattctttgtattatgactcTATTAGCGAGtaaaccatgattacatccctattgggatGGGATTAATccggcccaagcccattgcacctaactgcctataaataggactagttgtgcactgtagcggggatcctagattttctcttgtaagcaattactctgctcaaacttgcagaaaactccattgtcaaaatctctctaaaatctaatacaagagactcatggactaaggctcattaacgccccaaccacgtaaaaattatgtTTGTTTATCTTTGATCCTTTATTTCTAGCTTTTATTTCTCATTATATTTCTAGATTTTGAAAagctcagtaaacattttggtgctttcattgagagtcgaaGGAAGCTTGAATCAACCACAACCATTTGCAAAAATGGTAAACACTAGACATACTATGTTTGATCCTGGTCACCAGGAACAACAGGAGAATGGAGAACCATTGCTCGATCAAACATTTCCTCAAGATCAACCTGAGAATATACCTTATAAGGGGCCTTTGCCCGATGACTCCCAGAACTTTGGGGATGCAGGTGATTATGATGGCTACTACGAGGAAGATGAAGGAGAATACGAAGGTCAAGAGGCCAAAGACCCCGTCGATCTTGAAGAAAAGAACATGGAGCCAGAACAAGAGGATCCAGAGGTGGTTCGCGTGAGACAACAGgtcctggatcaagaagccaggatCA is a window of Humulus lupulus chromosome 4, drHumLupu1.1, whole genome shotgun sequence DNA encoding:
- the LOC133829240 gene encoding non-specific lipid-transfer protein 2-like; protein product: MKAAYIMMVVCTVLVVLVAKPQVTMAVTCSPTQLSVCVSAITTSTPPSQLCCSKIKEQKPCLCQYLKNPTLKKFVDSPNARKVANTCKTPYPKC